ATCCTAACCCTCTAGAAAGACAAAAATCTTATCATACTGATGCTTTTTCTAGTGCACCCATGAACCCATGTGATGGTGTTTTAGGAAaccttctccatcatttttgtgcAAGATTCaatgaataataaaatttttaataacGTTATTCCAAATATTTATAAAAGACTAGCCCATCGACTAAAGTATATAATTATTAGGAAAAAAGTTTTCTAGTTCCACTGGCTGAATGATGGGATGGTCAAGATGTGATCCCATCACTCCCCCAAATCTCCCCTATTGTACATTCCTAAAGGGCCCATTCACTGTGTGCATTGGCACTGGGAAACTCGATCCTAATTATTATAGTTTGTGTTTTTACTATGTTttcaagagagaaaaaatctAATCAACGATTATGCCACATTTTTCAAGATTTAATATGGAATTTGAGAGTATAGAATAAATGTGCCAGAGCTTTAGATGTTGATGCTGAAATTTTCAATTATcgtaaaggagaagaagattacCATGTTGTTATGTTTGAATAACCATTAGTGATATAAATCTTGGGATGGGATCGTTATGCTTTCTGTTGATATTAATACGATATCAATCTGGATTGATCTGTATCAATTTAGATCGATCGGTTTTACcctcatttttcatttttcgaTTTTTACCCTTGATTCGATAGCAATATCTGATCCAAGATCAGTCAGGTGTCAGTAATAGCCTTGATGATATTGATACATTCAGCTGCCAATCTGGTATTGATACTTAGAACCCTACAACCAAGCCGTTGAAGATTATTTGATACAAAATTAAGAATGAGTGGTAAGAGGGATGATAAGTGGAGAGTTCTTGTCTTTGGGAACCTCCCATTtgtttcgaaaaaaaaaaattttgacaaattctcaatttttatgtcattctttttttttgctaacccACAACGCATAGATCaagtcatactggggttgaatgagaaccattcaactttcactgaaagtatgaagaacactaaacactcaTGTATGAGTGACTCATAGTGTCTTAATGGGAATCGAACTCAGGCATCCAAATTTATGACTCGTATCAAATTCGTTAATCACCAACTCCTACCCCTTAGGTTTATATATCATTCTTACATGCAAAGAAATTTCTCTTTGACTTCATAAATACGGTCATAGACCTGACCATGAGGACGTGATCTTGGGTTCTCCTAATCTGGTCCTCATATTTAATGAGTAAACATGTGAATTCCAATATCAACTTCTAATTCATAATAAGTCAACAGACATGTGAATTCCACTATCAACTTCTAATTCATATCTAGTCAGCAAACATGTGGATTCCACTACCAACTTGGAAGTGGGATTATGTATTATtgttgctttctctctctctctctctctatatatatatatatatatataaataagtgGGATCATGTAtattgttgttctctctctatatgatcattttctttttatgtttaaattATTAAGAGGATCAAGTTATTGGAAAACTAGTTAATGGGAATTCATTCACCGCAGCACTTCGAATGGGGTGAGGGGTACATAGATATAGTAAGggtattttttgagaaaatgctAAAATTCTACAGGGTTTGGAATCTTAAAATGAAAGGTACACATCCTCCATTGGTGAACAAAATCtttatttaatatcttatttttttaatattttactaAAATGCCATAAATTTATTATCAAATGGAGAGACGATACCAAAAACTATTGTGCCGAAAtagaataatataaaaaaagagaagtgaaTAAATGGTTCCATAGCACGGGGCATGCTAATCTTCTCTCTAACCCAAGGaggtagcgtagttggtgagcaacaaactaggtacgagccgtaaacttaCCTTAGGTCACCCACACGTGattgtttagtgctcttcactgctttcagtgaaagttgaatggttctcagtATGAGCCCCGGACTAATCAGGCCGAAGTCTGAATACCCGtcgataacaaaaaaaaataataataaaaaaaataaaattctaattttCTTTGTATTATTCCAATTTTATTAGATATCTCAACATGAGACCCCTCCAATGCTCCTCTTTACGTTACATGATtataaaagtttattttttcttcaaaagtGATTTCACTTTCCCCTTAGTTGCAACCAACGGAGCCTAATTTGTTTCATATAATTTCATTTACATAATTTACTTCAGAAATTGAAAGCCTCCTTTCTAGCCTGATACATAAGCAAactaaaaaatcccaaaaccaaaagGTATaacaagaagaagggaagacgACCTTTTTCTTACAGGGAAAGGGCATGGTTGCAGGCGTGGACTTGAAGAAGCTTGTGAGCTTGAGAGAGTTGATCCATAAGGGACCTGATTTGGGCGTGATAGGCCCGTGCTTGATCTAAGGCTTCCACTTCAAACTCTCCAAGCTGAAAACAGAGACGCTCCTCAGCCTCCTCTACGACTCTGAGTCTCTGAGATGTATTCTGCAATTCCTTCCTCATTTTCTCCTCCCTCTCTAAACTTTTCTTTAATTCTCTCTCCAATTCCTCGTTTTTCTCCCTCAACTCCTCTTCCGCTACCACCACCGTCGTCTCTCCCTTCTTTGAGGGATTCGCCGGTGGCGCAGCCAGAGCAGCTATACTCGGAGCCATCGCACTTCACCGGATTCACAAATGGATTACCGCAAACCCTGAGGAATCCACCGGAATCCAAATCTGGTTTTCGATTGAAGCttacggagaagaagaagatgaagatgagatGATTTGATGAACTAACTGATTTATAATTCGAAAAATGGTAAAACGGTTGTGTCCAGATTCAATGTATCTAATCAGTTATGGGTTTCTTACTTGTCCATTCttcgatttcttcttctttcggcCTTTTATTCTCTGTCATCTGCTTAATAATTTTGTTTTGCTTACTTCATTTCCCTTtgtttagtgttttttcttttttgtaagaTTCCTTTTGTTTAGTTGTTCCATATACGGCGGCGGTATAAAAAATTTTGGCGACTTGATACGACCTGGCAGCAGCCAAAATAGAATTTTAGGTGCAGAGGTGGAATATACCATTCTTAGGGTGGAATTCTCCAACTTATCCTTGAGATTCTATTTTATTGATTGCTATTGAGTACCAAAACCTTAGGTTACTCACACtgggggcccgtttgataacgcttctgctgtttctgtttcaagaaacggcagaaacagaaattgctgtttctggaaacagaaacaggtaagaagggtgtttgataattcttgtttctggaaacagaaacaggtaagaaggtgtttgataaattttatttctgGGAACATTTTGGACAGAATATGATGTTTATTAGATATGGAAATTGTTGGATTAAAACTGCAATGGGTAAATCCAGAACGATCTTTCTCCACAGAAGGTAAGAACCTCAGCTTATTCCTGTATGgcttgtttgaattttgaacaAGCCACTAACTTCCAGAATACTTCAATGATAGAAAATTTGAATTCCAATATTCTCATCTCTGTAGTCGATGCTTTTGACCTCAACCCTGTTTTGATCTTCCTCAAAACTGATAAATGGTGTCGAGTATTGTCCATCACAATGGATGATGCCTAGCCCACATTCCTCATTGGGGGATTTGGAGAAAGGGTAACTGATGTTCTGATCCCCACAGTAGGAGTGGAAGGAGGGAGCACAAAGTTCGTACAAGTATTCTTCAACTGATCCAAATGAAAGTTGCGacacaatgaagaagaagaaagtgaaagaaagaaCAGAGGATGAGGCAGAGGAAGACAATGAGGGATGAGGACCCATCCTACATAGAGAGTACTACTGATTTCTTTACTCTTGCTGAGGTGCAACAAGGGATGGAACGCTAAATGCATAAGGTTTTCCTTGTAAATAAGAAGCCATTGAAGACGATTCAACGAATGGGTGTTACCTGCAGAGTATGGGCACCAAATCGCAAGAACTTGAAGGGCTCCTCACAATTTTCAAAGGGCGATTCAGCGACCAGttgcttccttctccttctccttcaaacTGCTTCAATCTCACTTAGGGTTCGTCATGATTTTCAAAGGGCGATTCTTCATCAGttgcttccttctccttctccttctccttctccttcaagcGGCTTCAAGCAGTCTTGAGAAAACCGCAATTTAGGGCTCCGCTCCGCTCACTCACGATTTTCAGAGGATGAGGGTGCGGGTGGGAAAGAAAGGGGTAGATTAAAAGCCATCAACGGGTCCCACGGATCATCCTTCACCGCTCCCCGTCGTCGGTTACGCAGGAGGAGATCGTTGCTTCCTCGTCGTCGGTTACGCAGGGGGAGAAGAGATCTCGGTGAACTGGGGAACCGTCGTCTTCAACGGTTGTACAGGGATATTCTCTGTCGATTTTTAAAATGGTCGGATTGTCGAACCATTGTTCCacttttttgtttcgagaaacaagcgaaacaagtaaaacttgtttcgtcatttatgtttcttgaagcataaattgttataaatttcaatttatgcttcaagaaacaagtagaacacaacacgtttaccaaacggtatttatgccgtttctgtgtttctgagaacagaaaaatacagaaacatgtttctggttacgttatcaaacgggccctgggtgttttcagtgaaagaNaggggtgtcaattcctaacccgaaccggtaaaaccggccggaccgaaccgataacaacccggaccgaaccgaaccgaagccttattggttcggttcggtttcaagtattgtaaccccaaaaccaaaccgaaccgcaccgaaaaccggatgaacccgaaaccaaaccgaaaccggctcaaaacccggaccgaaaccgaaacaaaccggtaagaaaccgaaacactccaaaattcatttaaaaaattaaaatttgaatagttttatatacatttgtatgaaaaatcgaattcaaactagaccaaaaatcaaaaccaacccggttacaaatcgatttaagaaatcgaagttcaacaattcatcatttggttgtttcctaatggcttcataccggtttaaaaaaccgatccaaaccgaaatgaacctaataaatccaaaccggtaccaacccgaatccaaaccgcaccgaaaccgacaccggaccgaaaccgataaatccttattgggtcggtttcggtctcttccaaactcacaccgaaaccggtggaaccggaccgaaaccgcaccgacccggaccgttgacacccctacctaaaacccataaaagcATTGGACAcgccaagaagaaagagagtctTTACCTAACTCATTGGAGATGATCTCGCCGAACTTTATGCCATAAAAATTAGCCAAGGTAACAGAAAGACTCATGAGGAGGAAGACAATCAGTTGGGGCGAGGAGTTGTTCGGGTTGTTTGAGAAGAgtgtattcattctcaaaattacCCCTCATTTTGCCATTTAAATCAAAGTAACGATCCAAAAATTTGAGGTTGAATTTACTTTTGttaaccttaaaagcaatcacaaaatgacacaTAATGGGGACATAGTAATTTAcctttttgaccttaaaagcaatcacaaaatgataaaataatgaaaacatagtaatttacttttttgaccttaaaagtaatcacaaaatgacaaaataatggtgattttcattttgttcatTTGCAGATAAGTTAGCCAAGCACACTACAGCAACAATGACTTCTACCCACTGGGACGTCATCCCTTCGTTTCTTGCAGAGGATGTAATATGGGATGCTCAGCAAAGACCCAGATACAGATTTTTATAAGTAATTTctgagttttttctttttgtttgggtTGCATTTTTGCCGATGGCAATACCGAAGGTGGATTTGTAACTCATTGTCGTTTGTaatctcaaattcttttttcctctagTAATAAAGTCTTCTTGctgattcttagcaaaaaaaaaagatagatctGAATCACACAATTCtattaatttttcaatttcaatcatTTGTTCTTATGAAGAGTTGGAAGAATGCAAAGTAATGGCAAGAATACAGGTACATTTGCATGGACAAACACATGACAAAACGCATGCCAATTTATGAAagtatttaattgaatttaacTCTAAAATTTGGTAAATGGCTAATATAGGTCATGTCATCTCTATCCAACTGTAAAAAATGAACACATCCTCTGGTAACTGTTCCTCATGAAAATAATATCAGCAAGAGATTGCTACATCTTTGTATAGGTCTTGCATCAGCCGGGGTCAATGAAAGCACACATTGGAACATCAATAAGGATAAAGTTTTATGATTTTACAAGTGGTGAGGCTGTAATATCACACTTCAACTCCGACGGGTTTCCAAGTCCATAAGGCTTTTTTTGTCACTTTAGGAGCACCGATTTGTGTCTGAACATTATTGGTGGTGGAGGAATATCTTCAACAGATCCACCCATCTTTCACGTTACCGGCCAATGGAGTTTAGACTATCGCAGATGAGTCATGTTTTGGAGTACATAAAAGTCAATTGCTTCAAAGATGCGAAAGCTCTGATAATGATAATGTAGTTCAGTCATTATcttcaaataaatacaaaattcaaaggAGGCAATTGTAGAATGGACTTTGAATGCTGAAGATCATCAGATATGGATAGCTGGATTATGAAGAGCGGAATGAAGTGGAACAGTTCAGGGCTATATATAATGCGCCAGATAGTATGGTGAGTGACCATTGGACTTTTGGTTAGAAAAATGTGAGAGGGATAATTATGTGTGTGacagaaaattagaaacttggacttttgtttattttgaattcaATGAGGGGCTGCTCATGTGAGAGGAATAATTTTGAGTGAGAGACTTAGAATTCTAGACCATGTTAGTCGTCAGTTGGAATCTCACTGAAATATTAGAccattttgtgtgtgtgtgtgaatccTATACAACACTAATATGAGGAAAAATCCCATCCGTAGTTCCTCTTTGAATAATCTTTTATTGAGAAGAGAATGTTGTACCACAATCAAGAAGGGGATGGAACATATCAAaccaatataattttttttttttttttttttttgcaacagATGCATTGCAATGCCCCCTGCACCAATGGGGGTAGGGGGAGATGGTGGTCAATGAGAGCATGTGCAAGGGCATTAACATAAATGAAACTTTTTATTTCATAGAGAGTGAACTGATATTTTACGCACCCCTATTTCTGTGCACAAAggtcttatttttctttttccttaacaaTGATGCACAATGTAAGCCAATTTCTTAGAATTGATAACTTATATTTTTCGTAAACATGAAAGAGAGCTTGCttgatatttctttctttcttgtggtttctcaaaaaaaaaatgactgcaACATTCTTGGGATTATGGCCCGAATACATCCATGCTGACTCCTTGCTTCACTCCTTAGACTTTTGCCAGATCTCATTCATCTGCCATGAAGAATGTTTGTTTTCTTGTCAATATTTTACATTACTTGCTACTTTATTTAGAATGCTAAAAATCTCTGTAGTGCTTCTAAATCATCTCCCAGCCCATAATTGTTTTGGAAAATATCAATAATGGGCCCATGATCTCAAACTATTCTGTTGAATTTCCCCAAGAAACTACTCCCCAGTTGCCAACCATTTATCATTAATTGAATACCATGAGCTCTACCACACTATCTTTTGCGATGGAAACTTTATTAAAATACAAGTGAAGCATGATAGGCCTCCGTTATTACTT
This portion of the Macadamia integrifolia cultivar HAES 741 unplaced genomic scaffold, SCU_Mint_v3 scaffold_170A, whole genome shotgun sequence genome encodes:
- the LOC122071001 gene encoding protein RESPONSE TO LOW SULFUR 3-like, with the protein product MAPSIAALAAPPANPSKKGETTVVVAEEELREKNEELERELKKSLEREEKMRKELQNTSQRLRVVEEAEERLCFQLGEFEVEALDQARAYHAQIRSLMDQLSQAHKLLQVHACNHALSL